The bacterium genome contains the following window.
GATCACCGCCAACGCCAACACCATCAGCACCGTGGTCGTGTAGGAGCCCCTGATGCGAAGATCCTTGAAGCTCCGGTAGGGAATGGGACTCACCATCAGCACGCCGAGTAGTGCGATACCAACGCCTGCCAGGGGTGCGGGGATATCGAGAGGCAACCCGCTCTCACGCAGGAAACCCGCGAACCAGACCGAGGACAACACCATGCCGGCGCCCGAGGGCGTGGCCAGGCCTTCGAACCTGCCACGGTACCGATCCGGCGTGACGTTGAAGCGCGCCAGCCGCAGTGCGGCACAGGCCGCGTACAGGAATGCCAGCACCCAACCCGTCCAGCCCAGCTGTTGGAGGGCACCCGCTTGATAGGCGAGCATGGCCGGCGCAACACCGAACGAGACCGTATCGGCGATCGAATCGTATTCAGCGCCGAAGCGGCTGGTCGCCCGCGCCATCCGCGCGACACGGCCGTCGAGCACATCGAAGATCCAGGCGATGAAGATCGCCAGGGCGGCGCGATCCAGGTCGCCTCGTGCCGCCAGGGTGATCGACCAGAAACCCGCCGCCAGGTTGCCCGTCGTGAAGAGCTGCGGAAGCAGGGCCATGCCCCGGCGGGCATCACCACGCTGGCGGCGACGTCGCTTGCGCCTGCGCCGAGCGCCCTCTCGATCGGCCTGTCCTGTCGGGCTCGGGATTTCGGACTCGCTCATGCGGCCTCCTCCCCTTCGAGCTCAGCGATCACCGTGCTCCCACCCCGCACCCGGGTGCCGCGCTCCACCAGCGCCGTGGTGCCGAGGGGCAGCACCACATCGGTACGTGAGCCGAAGCGGATCAGCCCGTAGCGTACGCCCCGGTCGAGCCACTCGCCGATCTCCGGATGGCAGAGGATGCGCCGGGCGATCAGCCCGGTGATCTGCACGACGCCCACCTGCCGGCCGTCGGCCATGGCGAGGGTCATCGCGCAGCGGACATTGCGGGTCTCGGCCTCGCGGTTGAAGGCGGCCAGGTAGGCATCCCCGGAACGCTCGAGCGAAACGACGCGTCCGGACACCGGCACACGGTTCACGTGAACGTTGAAGACTGAGAGGAAGATGCCTATCCGCAAAGCCTTTTCGCCATCCGCGGTCTCGATCTCCCCGACCTCGATGACGCGCCCATCGGCCGGCGCGATCACGAGCCGCTCGCCCTCCGGGAGGGTCCGCTCCGGGTTCCTGAAGAAGGCCGCCACGAACACACCGAGCCCGCCGAAGACGGCGGAGACGATCGATGCCTCCAGGCCCCAGGCCAGGCCGGACACCACGAACAGGGGTATTCCGAACCGGTAGACATCCGGCGCGAACCAGGCGGTGAGCCTCTCCTGGAAATGGGGGTCGGCCGGGCGCTCGCTCACGTCAGTTCTTCGATCGATCGACCAGACGATTCTCGCCCAGCCAGGACATCAGGCCACGCAACCGCGCGCCTACCTTTTCCATCGGATGCTCGGCCGCCCGACGCCGCATGGCGTTGAAGCCGACGAAGCCCGACTGGTTCTCGAGGATGAACTCCTTGGCGAACTCGCCTTCCTGGATCTCCTTCAAGACCTGCCGCATCCGATCCTTCACACCCGCATCGATGACGCGCGGGCCACGGGTGAAATCCCCGTACTCCGCGGTATTCGAGACCGAGTAGCGCATATTGGCCATGCCGTTTTCGTAGATCAGATCGACGATCAGCTTCACCTCGTGGATCGTCTCGAAGTACGCCATCTCCGGCGCGTAGCCCGCTTCGACGAGGGTCTCGTAACCGTTGCGCATCAACTCGGTGAGCCCACCACACAACACGGCCTGCTCGCCGAAGAGATCGGTCTCGGTCTCCTCGCGAAAGGTCGTCTCGATGATGCCGGCGCGGCCGCCGCCGATCGCCTTGGCGTAGGCCAGCCCGATCTGCAGCGTGTCGCCGGTCGGGTCCTGATGCACCGCGACGAGGCACGGCACACCCTTCCCTTCCTCGTAGTGGGCGCGCACCGTATGGCCGGGCCCCTTCGGCGCAACCATGAAGACATTCACGTTCTCCGGCGGAGTGATCGCCTGGAAGTGGATGTTGAAACCGTGGGCCACGGCCAGGTAGTCGCCGGGCTCGAGCCCCGGAGCAATCTCGTCGGCGTAGAGCGCGGCGGCGGTCTCGTCCGGGACGGTCAACATGATCACCGAGGCCTCACGGGCCGCCTGGTCCGGAGTCGCCACGCGCAGACCCGCGGCCTCGGCCTTCGACCAGGAAGCCGAATCCTTGCGCAGCCCCACCACGACATCGACGCCGGAGTTCTTCAGGTTCTGGGCGTGGGCGTGGCCCTGGCTGCCGTAGCCGATCACGGCGACGATCCGGCCCTCGAGCCGGCCGAGGTCCGCGTCCTTGTCGTAGTAGATGTTCAGTGCCATGGGGGATGCATCTCCGTGGGTTCCTGGGGGACAAAGCGGGCCTTGTGGGCCGGGGACTCCGCCTGCGCTTCCGGGCGCTTACGGGATTCCGGCGTCCGCCGAAGGGCCGAGGCTACGAAAGCCCCGGAGGGGTGTCAAAGCGTCGGTTCGAGGGCCTCGCCCGTTCGCTTCACCTCGGCTTCCGCACGCCTCAAGTAGCGGGGACGCAGGGCCGCCGCAGCTTGCCCGCCACCCGCCTCCAGGCGCGCCAGGGCAAGCTCTCCGACCCGCCCAGCCCGGGCGGCGACAGCCGGAGACAGCTCGAGGCCAGGGCCGGAGGCCGCAACCAGGGCAGCCGCCCCGTCGAAGGCATCTTCGCCTACCATGATCTGCGTACCGGGTGGGAGCAGCCGGGAGAGCCCCTCCGGCGAATAGACGCTCTCGGCTACGATGGGCTCAGCGGCCGCATCGGCCGAGCTCCAAACGCCCGCATAAAGCTCCCCGCGGCGCGCGTCGAGGAGTGCGGCCACGGGCCCACTCGCGCCGTGGGCCGCCCGCGCCAACGCCGCCAGCGTGGACACGCCGACCAGCGCCGGCCCGGCCCCGAAGGCCAGGCCCTTGGCGGTGGCGATCGCAATGCGCAGCCCTGTGAACGAACCGGGCCCGGCCGAAACCGCGATCGCATCGAGATCTCCCAAGCCGAAGCCGGCTTCGTCGAGCACGGTGTCGATCCCTGGAAGCAGCCGCTCCGAGTGGACGCGCGCGCCCTCGCTGGACAGCTCCGCGATCACCCGCGGCCCCTCGAGGATCGCCACGCTCATCACCCGGGTCGCCGTTTCGAGTGCGAGGATCCGCGGCCCGCCGGTGGCAGCCCGGGGGCGATTCGAACGACCGGCCTCGACCCGATGGCGCGGCCTTCCGCGCCCGTTCCCGGAGTGGCGCTCGGCTGCCAAACCTGACTACAGACCCCGCATCCAGTCGAAGAAGTTCGACCAGTTGCGGGAAACATCATTCCATAGAGCGAAGCTCATCAGGGCCACCAACAAGATCAGTCCGACCTGCTGGACGAGCTCGCGGGTGCGAACCGAGAGCGGGCCACGCTTCACGCCTTCGACCAGGGCAATCAACGCCTGGCCGCCGTCGAGGATCGGAATCGGCAGAAGGTTCAGGATGCCGAGGTTGATGCTGATCAGCATCAACAGCTGCAGGAAGCGATCCCAGCCAGCCTGGAAGGCGGAGTGGCTTTGCTTGGCGATCTCGATCGGGCCGCCGATCGCCTTACGTGAGATATCGCCAGTGATCAGCTTGCGAAGCCCGCGCAGGAAGAGTGTGGTGACCTCGTAGGTCATCACCGTCGCGCGCGGAATGGCGACGAAGGGGTTGCGCAAGCGCTCCTGACGAACGGCACCCTGAAGCGCCGCGTTCGCACCCTGAATGCCGATCAGATACTCCTCCTGATCGTTTCCCTCGATCTGGGAAGGCACCTTCTTGGGTTGGATCGACACGCGGCGCGTCTCCCCGGCCCGCGCGATCTGGATATCGAGGCTTCGGCCGCCGCTGCCGAGCACCGTCTCCTGGAAGGTGAGAAAGCTGCCGATCGGTCGCCCGTCGACGGCCACGATCAGATCGCCGGCCTCGATCCCAGCCTGGGCCGCTGGCATCTCCTCGGAAACCGCGGCGACCAGGACGACCGCCGGAGCCACACCCAATGCGTCCACGCTGCCGAGGGCCGGAACGCTGACGTCGACCGGGCTCTCTTCTGCCTCCAGGTAAATACCTTGGGGCCGCATGACGCGGAGGCCGATCTCGCCCACTTCCCCGGCTTCGCGGTAGGCCACGGCAAAGCCGGCCCAGTCCTCGACCTCGCGTTCTCCCACCCGAACCACGCGATCGCCTGCCCTCAATCCGCTCACTGCAGCAATCGCCTCCGGCCCCGAGAATCCGATCAGCGCCTTCTGCCGCTCGTGCTGGATGCCTAGCCAGCCGACCTGTTTGTCATCGCGAAACACCCGGTCGATTCCGGGACGGGTTTCGATCGGCACCGAACGTGTGAAATCCGCAGTTCCCTCGCGCTGGATCCCGAGCTCGACGCGTTCGCCCGGATGCTCCCGGACGAACTCGTTCAGATCCTGCCACCAGGTGACCGGCTCGCCGTTCAGCTCCAGGATCCGGTCGCCAGCGGCGAGACCCGCCCGTGCGGCCGGTGAGGCCGGTTCGATCGTGCCGATCACCGGGGCCTGCCGATCGATACCCACCCAGAGCGTGCCCGTCAGTAGCAGTACGGGAAGCACCAGATTCATCGCGGGGCCCGCGAGGTAGATCGCCAGCTTCTTCCACATCGGCTGGGCAGGCAGGCTGCGAGCGGGATCCTCGAGCGCTTCCGGGCCGTCCTCTTCGCCGGGATTCTCCCCGAGCATCTTCACGTAGCCGCCCAGGGGGATCCAAGCCACGACGTAGTCCGTGCCACTGCGCGTCCAGGCCATGCGGAAGCGGCCGATTCCAATCGGCGAACCGAAACCGATCGAAAACTTGAGTACGCGAACGCCACAGAGTTTCGCCACGATGTAGTGGCCCCACTCGTGAACCGTGACGAGCACGCCGAGCATCAGTATGAACGCAAAGATGCCCTCTGCACCGGTGGCGATTTGGCTCACGGAGTCAGATCCTCCAGATGCGCCCGAGCCTGGGCCCTTGCCCAGGCGTCGGCGGCCTCCACTTCTTCCAGACGCTCGACCGCTTCGCCTTCATGATCGGCGAGCCAGGCCTCGAGCACGAGGCCGTTGGTGGCTGCGATTCGGGGGAAGAGCAGCCCCCCCGCGAGGAAGGCTGCGACGGATACTTCGTTGGCTGCGTTCAGCACCGCCGGTGCGGCCTCACCGCCCGTCAGGGCGCGGAAGGCCAGATCCAGGCAGGGGAAGCGTTTGGTATCCGGAGTCTCGAAATCGAGCCGTCCCGCGGCGGCCAGGTCGAGCCGCGGCGTCGAGACCGGCAGTCGCTCGGGCCAGGAGAGCGCGAGCGCGATCGGTCCCCGCATATCGGGCATTCCCAGCTGCGCGAGCACCGACCCGTCTATGAACTCCACCAGCGAATGCACGATCGACTGCGGGTGCACCACCACCCGGATGCGTTCCGGCGGAACGTCGAAGAGCCAGCGCGCCTCGATCACCTCGAGGCCCTTGTTCATCAGGCTGGCCGAATCGATCGTGATCTTCGGCCCCATGCTCCAGTTCGGGTGGTCGAGAGCCTGCTCGACACTTGCGCCCGCGATTTCTTCTTTGCTCCAGGTGCGAAAGGGACCACCCGAGGCGGTCAGGATGAGGGCATCGATGTCTTCCGGGCGCTGACCGGCCAAGGCCTGGAAGATCGCGCTGTGCTCGCTGTCGACGGGCAGGAGCGCCACGCCGGCACGCTCCACCTCGCGGCGGACCAACGCCCCGGCCATCACCATCACCTCTTTGTTGGCAAGCGCGATATCGCGGCCCGCGCGGATCGCGGCGAAGGTGGGAGCCAGGCCCACGGCGCCCACCAGGCCCGCGACCACGAGGTCGGCTTCGTATTCGGCGACGGCAATCAGCCCTGCGGCCCCAACGACGATCTCCGGGACCGGGACCGAAGCCGCCTCGAGACGCTGACGAAGCTCCGCCGCCCCAGCCTCCTCCATCACCGACACCCGCCCCGGGCGTACCTGCGCCACCTGCTCTGCCAACCGCTTGATGTTCAGGCCGGCGGCCAACGCCGTGACGCGAAAGCGATCCGGGAACTCCTGGGCCACCGAGAGCGTCTGCTCGCCGATGCTGCCCGTGCTGCCGAGGAGCGCCAGACGCCTCACGAGCCCTCTCGCACCTGGGCACCGGTCTGGCCGAAGCGGCGCTCGCGGCCATTGAAATCGGCGATCGCCGCTTCCAGCTCGGCGCGCCCGAAATCCGGCCACATGCAATCCGTGAGGTGGATTTCCGCGTAGGCGAGTTGCCACAACAAGAAGTTCGAGATCCGCATTTCCCTGCCCGTGCGGATCATCAGATCCACATCGGGAAGCTCGGGCAAATCGAGGTGGGCCGCAAAGGTCTTCTCGTCCAGGCCGTCGGGATCGAGGCTTCCCTGTTCGTGCTCGCGCAGCAGGCGCCGCGCGGCATCCACGATCTCTGCTCGGCCCCCGTAGGAGAGCGCGAAGACGAGCTGCATGCCCGTTCCACTCTCCGTGCGCTGCTTGGCATTCTCGAGCGTGCGACGGACGTTAGGCGGAAGGCGTTCCATGCGCCCGATCGTGCGAATGCGGCAACCGCGCTCGATGACCTCCGGAAGATCCAGCTCGAAGAACTCCTCGGGCAGGCGCATCAGCAGGTCGACCTCCTGCTTCGGGCGATTCCAGTTCTCCGAGGAGAAGGCAAACAGGGTGAGAAAGCCGATGCCCAGATCGTCCGCGGCGCGCACGATCTTCCGCACGGCCTCCAGCCCCGCTCGGTGGCCCTCGGTGCGGGGGAGCCCCCGCCCTTCCGCCCAACGGCCGTTGCCATCCATGATGACGGCGACGTGCCGCGGGATCGCGGCGCCCGCCGGGTCGGTTGCGGGTTCGGATCCCTCGGGCTTGGACCCTTCGGGTTGGGAGCCTCCGGGCTCTGCGTGTCGGCGCTCGGACATGGGATGACTTCCTCGGCGCTAGACCTGGAGGACCTCCTCCTCCTTCGCATGGGTCATCGTGTCGATCTTGGCGATGAACTCGTCCGTCAGGTCCTGAATGGTCTTCTCGATCCGGTGCCGGTCGTCCTTGGGGACGCTGCCGTCGCTCTCCAGATCCTTGAGCATCGAGACCGCACCGCGGCGCGCTTCACGGACACCGATCTTGTGTTCCTCGGCGGTCTTCTTGATCTGCTTCACCAGCTCCTTGCGACGTTCCTCCGTAAGCGGCGGAATCGGAAGCCGAATCACC
Protein-coding sequences here:
- the pssA gene encoding CDP-diacylglycerol--serine O-phosphatidyltransferase gives rise to the protein MSESEIPSPTGQADREGARRRRKRRRRQRGDARRGMALLPQLFTTGNLAAGFWSITLAARGDLDRAALAIFIAWIFDVLDGRVARMARATSRFGAEYDSIADTVSFGVAPAMLAYQAGALQQLGWTGWVLAFLYAACAALRLARFNVTPDRYRGRFEGLATPSGAGMVLSSVWFAGFLRESGLPLDIPAPLAGVGIALLGVLMVSPIPYRSFKDLRIRGSYTTTVLMVLALAVILSKPSVTLFLVGIVYVASGPVEWVWRWRTGKTLEEIPAESEGSATES
- a CDS encoding phosphatidylserine decarboxylase family protein produces the protein MSERPADPHFQERLTAWFAPDVYRFGIPLFVVSGLAWGLEASIVSAVFGGLGVFVAAFFRNPERTLPEGERLVIAPADGRVIEVGEIETADGEKALRIGIFLSVFNVHVNRVPVSGRVVSLERSGDAYLAAFNREAETRNVRCAMTLAMADGRQVGVVQITGLIARRILCHPEIGEWLDRGVRYGLIRFGSRTDVVLPLGTTALVERGTRVRGGSTVIAELEGEEAA
- the ilvC gene encoding ketol-acid reductoisomerase, giving the protein MALNIYYDKDADLGRLEGRIVAVIGYGSQGHAHAQNLKNSGVDVVVGLRKDSASWSKAEAAGLRVATPDQAAREASVIMLTVPDETAAALYADEIAPGLEPGDYLAVAHGFNIHFQAITPPENVNVFMVAPKGPGHTVRAHYEEGKGVPCLVAVHQDPTGDTLQIGLAYAKAIGGGRAGIIETTFREETETDLFGEQAVLCGGLTELMRNGYETLVEAGYAPEMAYFETIHEVKLIVDLIYENGMANMRYSVSNTAEYGDFTRGPRVIDAGVKDRMRQVLKEIQEGEFAKEFILENQSGFVGFNAMRRRAAEHPMEKVGARLRGLMSWLGENRLVDRSKN
- the tsaB gene encoding tRNA (adenosine(37)-N6)-threonylcarbamoyltransferase complex dimerization subunit type 1 TsaB, which codes for MAAERHSGNGRGRPRHRVEAGRSNRPRAATGGPRILALETATRVMSVAILEGPRVIAELSSEGARVHSERLLPGIDTVLDEAGFGLGDLDAIAVSAGPGSFTGLRIAIATAKGLAFGAGPALVGVSTLAALARAAHGASGPVAALLDARRGELYAGVWSSADAAAEPIVAESVYSPEGLSRLLPPGTQIMVGEDAFDGAAALVAASGPGLELSPAVAARAGRVGELALARLEAGGGQAAAALRPRYLRRAEAEVKRTGEALEPTL
- the rseP gene encoding RIP metalloprotease RseP, which encodes MSQIATGAEGIFAFILMLGVLVTVHEWGHYIVAKLCGVRVLKFSIGFGSPIGIGRFRMAWTRSGTDYVVAWIPLGGYVKMLGENPGEEDGPEALEDPARSLPAQPMWKKLAIYLAGPAMNLVLPVLLLTGTLWVGIDRQAPVIGTIEPASPAARAGLAAGDRILELNGEPVTWWQDLNEFVREHPGERVELGIQREGTADFTRSVPIETRPGIDRVFRDDKQVGWLGIQHERQKALIGFSGPEAIAAVSGLRAGDRVVRVGEREVEDWAGFAVAYREAGEVGEIGLRVMRPQGIYLEAEESPVDVSVPALGSVDALGVAPAVVLVAAVSEEMPAAQAGIEAGDLIVAVDGRPIGSFLTFQETVLGSGGRSLDIQIARAGETRRVSIQPKKVPSQIEGNDQEEYLIGIQGANAALQGAVRQERLRNPFVAIPRATVMTYEVTTLFLRGLRKLITGDISRKAIGGPIEIAKQSHSAFQAGWDRFLQLLMLISINLGILNLLPIPILDGGQALIALVEGVKRGPLSVRTRELVQQVGLILLVALMSFALWNDVSRNWSNFFDWMRGL
- a CDS encoding 1-deoxy-D-xylulose-5-phosphate reductoisomerase, coding for MRRLALLGSTGSIGEQTLSVAQEFPDRFRVTALAAGLNIKRLAEQVAQVRPGRVSVMEEAGAAELRQRLEAASVPVPEIVVGAAGLIAVAEYEADLVVAGLVGAVGLAPTFAAIRAGRDIALANKEVMVMAGALVRREVERAGVALLPVDSEHSAIFQALAGQRPEDIDALILTASGGPFRTWSKEEIAGASVEQALDHPNWSMGPKITIDSASLMNKGLEVIEARWLFDVPPERIRVVVHPQSIVHSLVEFIDGSVLAQLGMPDMRGPIALALSWPERLPVSTPRLDLAAAGRLDFETPDTKRFPCLDLAFRALTGGEAAPAVLNAANEVSVAAFLAGGLLFPRIAATNGLVLEAWLADHEGEAVERLEEVEAADAWARAQARAHLEDLTP
- a CDS encoding isoprenyl transferase; translated protein: MSERRHAEPGGSQPEGSKPEGSEPATDPAGAAIPRHVAVIMDGNGRWAEGRGLPRTEGHRAGLEAVRKIVRAADDLGIGFLTLFAFSSENWNRPKQEVDLLMRLPEEFFELDLPEVIERGCRIRTIGRMERLPPNVRRTLENAKQRTESGTGMQLVFALSYGGRAEIVDAARRLLREHEQGSLDPDGLDEKTFAAHLDLPELPDVDLMIRTGREMRISNFLLWQLAYAEIHLTDCMWPDFGRAELEAAIADFNGRERRFGQTGAQVREGS